One Ranitomeya imitator isolate aRanImi1 chromosome 1, aRanImi1.pri, whole genome shotgun sequence DNA window includes the following coding sequences:
- the LIPG gene encoding endothelial lipase has translation MPQLYKLAWMCLVLAVPLVQASVLAEEGLLKDDTIANLLEEADGDLAPKKPNILFNAHFSANPDEGCYLDPENDDCLQHCHYNSSAKTFIVIHGWTMSGLFENWLHKLVGALQLREQHANVIVVDWMSLAHQLYPDAVNHTKLVGKETAILIDWLQEKGNLSLQNVHLIGYSLGAHVAGFAGNYVTGTLGRITGLDPAGPMFEDVEAHKRLSPDDAEFVDVLHTYTRAALGVSIGIKMPIGHIDIYPNGGDYQPGCGLTDVIGAIAYGNIGDAVKCEHERSVHLFVDSLINKDKESFAFQCTDSNRFKKGICLSCRKNRCNAIGYNAKKSTSKRNSKMYLKTRAHMPYKVYHYQLKMHIFNYLKEQETSEPTFSIILAGTMNDSIPLSLTVPEQIGYNFTNTFLVYSEDDVGDLLAIKLKWEGTKQSWFSIWSSSYWFQSKGEKKELHIRRIRVKSGETQQKFTFCLKDMHESRISPGGELVFEKCKDGWEVKSRKRVNL, from the exons ATGCCCCAGCTCTATAAGTTAGCGTGGATGTGCCTGGTGCTGGCAGTGCCACTTGTACAAGCCTCTGTGCTCGCTGAGGAAGGGCTGCTGAAAG ATGACACAATTGCTAATTTATTGGAAGAAGCTGATGGAGACTTGGCCCCTAAGAAACCTAATATACTGTTCAATGCTCACTTCTCTGCCAATCCTGATGAGGGTTGCTACCTGGACCCAGAAAACGATGACTGCCTGCAGCACTGTCACTACAACTCGTCGGCAAAGACTTTCATTGTCATCCATGGTTGGACG ATGTCTGGACTGTTCGAGAACTGGTTGCACAAGCTGGTGGGCGCTCTGCAGCTGAGGGAGCAGCACGCCAACGTCATAGTGGTCGACTGGATGTCCCTGGCTCATCAACTCTACCCTGATGCTGTCAATCACACGAAGCTGGTCGGGAAGGAGACTGCCATTCTGATAGACTGGTTACAG GAAAAAGGAAACCTGTCCCTTCAGAACGTCCATCTTATCGGATACAGTCTCGGTGCCCACGTTGCAGGCTTTGCTGGCAATTATGTCACAGGGACACTTGGGCGCATTACAG GTTTGGATCCAGCAGGACCAATGTTTGAAGATGTAGAAGCCCATAAACGTCTCTCACCGGATGATGCTGAATTTGTGGATGTTCTTCATACTTACACCAGAGCGGCACTAGGAGTCAGCATTGGCATAAAGATGCCCATTGGACACATTGACATCTATCCCAATGGTGGCGACTATCAACCAGGTTGTGGCTTGACAGATGTTATTGGTGCAATAGCCTATGGAA ATATTGGAGACGCTGTAAAGTGTGAACACGAGCGATCTGTGCACCTGTTTGTGGATTCTCTCATTAATAAAGACAAGGAGAGCTTTGCTTTCCAATGCACGGACTCCAACCGGTTCAAGAAGGGAATCTGCCTGAGCTGCCGCAAGAACAGATGTAACGCCATTGGTTATAATGCCAAGAAAAGCACCAGTAAAAGAAACAGCAAAATGTACTTGAAGACCCGGGCACACATGCCATACAAAG TTTATCATTATCAGCTCAAAATGCACATCTTCAACTACTTGAAGGAACAGGAGACTTCTGAACCCACGTTCTCCATCATCCTGGCTGGAACGATGAATGATTCCATCCCTCTGTCCTTAACTGT ACCTGAACAGATCGGATACAACTTCACCAACACTTTCCTGGTGTACAGTGAGGATGATGTAGGCGATCTCCTGGCCATTAAGCTGAAATGGGAAGGGACCAAACAATCGTGGTTCAGTATCTGGAGCTCCAGTTATTGGTTTCAGTCAAAGGGCGAAAAAAAGGAATTGCACATCCGTCGTATCCGGGTGAAGTCTGGAGAAACCCAGCAGAA GTTTACATTCTGTCTGAAGGATATGCATGAAAGCCGTATATCTCCTGGTGGTGAACTGGTGTTCGAAAAATGTAAAGATGGCTGGGAAGTAAAGAGCCGGAAACG GGTGAACTTATAA